The Solanum pennellii chromosome 11, SPENNV200 sequence TAGTAGAGTGAGATTAAGCTAAAAGAAGAAGTCACTCACATATGCAGCATACAACTCTATCTTATTCTCTGACATGATGTTCCTCAGCAGCTTCTCACCACTTACTGCTTTTGTTTTATCCATAGGGTAGTTGCCATTTTCATCTGCTTTTGActgcaaaaaatattaattcattaacaaaacaaataagTTGAAAGGCTTAAATATTCTTCTGCCACCTACATACCCCAATGAACTCTACTTCAATCTCAGGTTTTGTTGTGGTTGTGCAACATATACAAGTTGCTATTCTTTTAGTAACAGAAATCAGTGGGTTATGGTGTTTTTTGGTCAACTCCGGTGGCCGGAATGTTATCCTTGCAACCATCATCTCTACTCTACAATCTCTTTATCACTCACTTGTGGCTCcaaaatttttctaattttatctactttcaattctaaaaaaaacatatttaagtgCCACGTATTCTCCAATAGAATTGTTCAACTCACCAaccaaaaaatacataaatttagaATTACTCTCTTTGTATACTTGtttactatattaaaaatagttatctAATAACATGtgtttcatttttgaaaaattaatatataattttacgTTTAGTTCCTAATGTATCTTTATGattaattatagtcatttttctattatactttttcaataattataattttatagtcAAATCTAAAGTGATTCAGGAATGTAATTCtatcaaaaagaaattacaGTTCATAATTTCGTCCCTGtcctatttatttttagattcaATTAACTTTAGTCAGGTATTTTGTcgtattataaattattttgtttttgtcctacaattaattttatgtgttctttcacatttaatattttattttattttatatttttttcattaattgttttttatttatttttagaaatactaTTTGGTAATATTTGTAttctttccttcttcttttcttatatttattatttatttctctcttttattttttttctcatttatgatttttagtttatttattaatatcacCGTTTATTATATATGCCATTTGGcaacatttcattatttttatttttttactattttacctttttttattATCTATAGACTATATATTACGTTTttagcaaaataaaataaatttgttgttcaatgattttattcattctcatatattatttcaattttctcttttattttttctcttttgttttaattttatccaTTATTAGAGATatcatttgataatatttttattattcttttatcttctttaattttttctctctatagatatttttacctttttaagaaaataaaattaatataataatttcaaatattaatgaTCTAATCAtagattaattaaaatatagcaAAATAACTAAtctacaataataaataattagaaaaatagcATAGTCAACTAGCTCGCTTATCAAAATCTAAgatggaaaaatataaaattattattacttaattatttttagattaataaaaagaaaatattaaataatcaccataataagtaattaataatGACTAAGGAATGACTCATTAAAGTATTAGATCAAACAATTATGATACATTGAGAGTACATAAATATATTGTGACTGGTTTTATATATTGGGGACTTTAGCAAACCTTCATGGTACCATAAAAATATGCGCATAACTACAATGCAGCGACTTCATGAATGTCTCAAAACAGGATTTGAAG is a genomic window containing:
- the LOC107004549 gene encoding photosynthetic NDH subunit of subcomplex B 3, chloroplastic; protein product: MMVARITFRPPELTKKHHNPLISVTKRIATCICCTTTTKPEIEVEFIGSKADENGNYPMDKTKAVSGEKLLRNIMSENKIELYAAYGKVMNCGGGGSCGTCIVEIIQGKEVLNERTNTELRYLKKKPESWRLACQTIVGNKENSGKVVVQRFPQWKK